A region of Mobula birostris isolate sMobBir1 chromosome X, sMobBir1.hap1, whole genome shotgun sequence DNA encodes the following proteins:
- the tcap gene encoding telethonin, whose product MKLAPEATLTASVKEDNSRRREFYSAEWEDLLLRTRPHDRCTLTEVNAARRETYDKKQRVSYLVQRGPDQRLRMGILGQELREYHLPLPIFTPALIGPTERPEAEPSLERAWSPGGVCPDKREISSITRELPPLMQPVTLVGKKPELARRTLSRSMSQEAQRG is encoded by the exons ATGAAACTGGCACCCGAAGCCACTCTCACCGCCTCGGTGAAGGAAGATAACTCGCGAAGGAGAGAGTTTTACTCCGCAGAGTGGGAGGACTTGCTTCTCAGAACTCGGCCCCACGACCG GTGCACTCTGACCGAGGTGAACGCCGCAAGGCGGGAGACCTACGACAAGAAACAGCGGGTCAGCTACCTGGTGCAGCGGGGCCCCGACCAGCGGCTGCGCATGGGGATCCTCGGGCAGGAACTGAGAGAGTACCACCTGCCCCTACCCATCTTCACCCCCGCCCTCATCGGCCCGACCGAGCGGCCCGAGGCGGAGCCGAGCCTGGAGCGGGCGTGGAGCCCGGGCGGCGTGTGCCCGGACAAGAGGGAGATCTCGTCCATAACCAGAGAACTGCCCCCGCTGATGCAGCCGGTTACCTTGGTGGGCAAGAAGCCGGAACTGGCGCGCCGCACCCTCTCCAGGTCCATGTCCCAGGAGGCCCAGAGAGGGTGA